The nucleotide window ACCGCTCGCTACCGACTCCCGTCGGGACCGTATCCGCGCTCCGCGAGGAACGACTCGACCTCGCTCCGGGTCGGCAGTCCCGGCTGCGTGAACCGGGCGGTACAGTTGATCGCGGCGACCGCGCCCGCGAACCGGACGCCGGCGGCGACGTCGTCGCCGTCAGCAAGCGCTCCCCGTGACTCCCCCGCGATCCAGCAGTCGATCAGCCCGGCGGTGAACGCGTCGCCGGCACCGGTCGCGTCGACGGCGTCGACGTCGAACGCGTCGAACCGAGAGACCTCCCCGCCGGCGACCGCGGTCATCCCGTCCGCGCCGTGCGTGAGGACGGCCCGCGGCCACGTTGAGTCCCCCCGCGGTCCGTCTCGCGACCGCGACGCGGATCCGGCAGTGCCGGTCTGTGCGGCCGCGATCCGCTCGACCGCGTCGGCCGCGGAGCCGAAGAAGGCGGGCGCGGCCACCCCGTCGGCGACGAACAGGTCCGCCGCGTGGAGAAGTCGGTAGACCGTCTCCGGCTCGGTCCCCCGGTCGACCAGCTCCTCGACCGACCCCGAGAGGTCGAAGACGAGCGCGGGTGGATCGGCGGTCTCGCCCTCGCGGAGCGCCGCGATCCGGTCGAGGACCCGCCGCGAGACGTGATCCGGGGCGTAGGCGGTGAGGAAGACGGCGTCGGCGTCGGCCGTCGCCGCGAGCGCGGCGTCGTCCAGCCGCAGTCCGCGGAAGCTCTCGCCCGCGGTGACGATGGCGCGCTCGCCGCCCGGGTCGCTGAGGATCAGCGACCGGGTGTGGGGGTCGTCGCCGACCGCGACGTGGGTCGCGTCGACGCCGGTCTCCGCGAGGTACTCCCGCGCCCGCCGCCCGTACTCGTCGTCGCCGACGCGGCTGACCAGTCCGGCGTCGCGGCCGAGGCGGTCGAGCGCGACCGCGACGTTCGCGCCCACGCCGCCGAACGCGGACGTGACCTCGCGGGCGAACGCGCCCCCGTCCGGCTCCGGGAGGTTACTAACCGCGTACCACTCGTCTATCGCCGCGGCTCCGATAGAGAGGACCGCGGGCGGGTCGCGGTTCGTCTCCTCGTCGTCGGCATCCGGTCCCGCCGTCACGGTTCGCCGAAGAACGACTCGTGGACGGTCATCGCCGCGTCGACGGCGATCGGTCCCTCGACGGTCGTCTCGCCGCCGGCGCGCCGGATCACCTCCTCGCAGGGGATCGGTACCACACCGCCGGAGACCGCGTCGAGCGTCTCGCCGTCGACGCCGAAGACGAGCCGGCCGATCCCCGCGTAGTGGACCGCGGTCGAACACATGGGACACGGCTCCGTGCTGGCGTACATCGTACAGGCCGCCCGCTCGTCGGCGTCGAGTTCGCGCGCGGCCCACCGCGCGAGCGTCAGTTCCGGGTGCGCGGCGACGTCGTCGGTTCGCGTCTCGTTTCGGGCCTCGCGGACTACCTCGCCGTCGACGACGAGCAGCGCGCCGAACGGGGTGTTCCCGGCCGCGACCGCCTCCTCAGCCAGTTCGATCGTCCGGGCCACGTACTCCTCGTCGGTCGCGTCCGTGGGGAGATCGACCGCGACCGGACCGCCGAGTTCGTTCTCGTCGGGCATACCCGCACGTGCCCCTCCGACCACCTAACGCTTCCTGCGGTCGCCGCCGGGAGGTCGCTCGCGATCATCGGGGCGTCCGTGTCGCCGCCGCCGAGCGTCGTCATCACGCTCGCGTCCGCGCCGGACCCTCCGCCACGCTCTTGACCGCTACGGGCGAAACGGGAGTAATGCTGGACAGGGTGCGAGCGAAACTCGCCGCCGCTCGCCGGCGGGTGCGTCGGATCGAACGCCGGGAGCTCGTGGAACTCCGCCAGTGGGCCGAGGACACGACCAATCTCCTCCACCTGACGACGCTGTTTCTCGTGCCGGTGCTCATCGCGCTCGTCACCCAGATAACGAACCTGACCGACCTATCCTTCCTCCTCTTCCCGCCGCTGGCGTCGGGGGCCTACACGCTCTTCGCCGACCCGGAGGGGAAGTACTCCTCGCCGCGGACGTTCGTCGGCGGCCTCGTGGTGGGGGCGCTCGCGGGGTGGGTCGCGCTGGAACTGTCGCTGCTCGGTATCGGCGGCGTCTCGGCCGGCGCGATCAGTCCGCTCAGCGCCGGGTTGTCGATCATGCTCTGTGGCGGCCTGACGTGGCTGGCCGGCGTCGAGGAACCGGTCGCCTTCTCGACGGCGCTCTTAGTCCTCGTGAGCGCGCGCGGCGACGCGGTGCTCGTGTTCGGCACCGCCGTCGACCCGGCGGCGGCCTACGTCGTGGGCGTCGCGGTGTCCGGCGGTCTGGTCGCGGGCGCGT belongs to Halorubrum sp. DM2 and includes:
- a CDS encoding carbohydrate kinase family protein, producing MTAGPDADDEETNRDPPAVLSIGAAAIDEWYAVSNLPEPDGGAFAREVTSAFGGVGANVAVALDRLGRDAGLVSRVGDDEYGRRAREYLAETGVDATHVAVGDDPHTRSLILSDPGGERAIVTAGESFRGLRLDDAALAATADADAVFLTAYAPDHVSRRVLDRIAALREGETADPPALVFDLSGSVEELVDRGTEPETVYRLLHAADLFVADGVAAPAFFGSAADAVERIAAAQTGTAGSASRSRDGPRGDSTWPRAVLTHGADGMTAVAGGEVSRFDAFDVDAVDATGAGDAFTAGLIDCWIAGESRGALADGDDVAAGVRFAGAVAAINCTARFTQPGLPTRSEVESFLAERGYGPDGSR
- a CDS encoding nucleoside deaminase — protein: MPDENELGGPVAVDLPTDATDEEYVARTIELAEEAVAAGNTPFGALLVVDGEVVREARNETRTDDVAAHPELTLARWAARELDADERAACTMYASTEPCPMCSTAVHYAGIGRLVFGVDGETLDAVSGGVVPIPCEEVIRRAGGETTVEGPIAVDAAMTVHESFFGEP